In one Magallana gigas chromosome 7, xbMagGiga1.1, whole genome shotgun sequence genomic region, the following are encoded:
- the LOC105334579 gene encoding uncharacterized protein, with product MKFKGRGKSAPIVQLTDVMDRGYFQQVRFFIDLGIDIDSPNADHRTPLMLCALMEPEEWGTGIARLLIEKGASLDCVDRYGMNAMHLSCIYGRVELARILLNALDFDLTEADKWGNTVLHYAVRAGSVPLVRLVVHAHKKYKIPMDRKNRDGLSALEEAFRFSHGRCAEIIAASERIAEEDVELLVPPPTLDLRFSKDTLSNRTVSERSMTRPRTAFVTRRNSMSSGSSTSSLYLAQRPIFVREFAGAKREKLPNEKDFNQIIRCASLSDFRNNPEYLYNLTVPGAIVSNGSHVGNRQTNRPKSCYVRRPVSVSSEGPGFSWRVEFKKLYVHYEYQCSPSYRDAAKYVPGEFPSLDGSGSPLPNEDMEDGERGKKGKRCGSGKKEAAEKQRKQSQQQKQRKQSSVQTPQDKGKQSSTSLDGSLGSSSESIGSSGVSSKKQQAASGDTQTTKPTKSTTESHGRISRTMHYGKTVPHVSVHDDEGISGDGRSPKTPPIDQNKLKP from the coding sequence ATGAAATTCAAAGGTAGGGGTAAATCTGCCCCGATAGTACAGCTGACGGACGTGATGGACAGGGGCTATTTCCAGCAGGTCAGGTTCTTTATTGACCTTGGGATCGACATAGACTCCCCGAACGCCGACCACCGGACCCCGCTGATGCTGTGTGCTCTGATGGAGCCAGAGGAGTGGGGGACCGGGATCGCGCGCCTTCTGATAGAGAAAGGCGCCTCCCTGGACTGTGTGGATAGGTACGGTATGAACGCAATGCATCTATCATGTATTTATGGCCGCGTGGAACTAGCTAGAATTCTTCTCAATGCCCTAGACTTTGATTTAACAGAGGCCGACAAGTGGGGGAATACTGTTCTTCATTACGCCGTCAGAGCCGGAAGTGTCCCCTTAGTACGGCTCGTGGTCCACGCccacaaaaaatacaaaatccccATGGACCGGAAGAACCGCGACGGGCTGTCGGCGCTTGAGGAGGCCTTCCGGTTCTCTCATGGACGGTGCGCTGAGATTATCGCAGCCTCCGAGAGGATCGCAGAGGAGGACGTAGAGTTACTGGTCCCCCCTCCCACGCTGGACCTCAGATTCTCCAAGGATACGCTCAGCAACCGCACCGTCTCCGAACGCTCAATGACGCGGCCGCGGACAGCGTTTGTGACGCGCCGGAACTCAATGTCCAGCGGAAGCTCGACGTCAAGTTTATACCTCGCACAGAGACCAATTTTTGTGCGGGAATTTGCTGGAGCCAAAAGGGAAAAGTTGCCGAATGAAAAGGACTTTAACCAAATTATACGTTGTGCTAGTTTGTCAGACTTTAGGAATAATCCTGAATATCTTTACAATTTGACTGTTCCCGGTGCGATCGTTAGCAATGGTTCACATGTGGGGAACCGACAGACAAACAGACCCAAGTCTTGTTACGTGAGACGACCCGTGTCGGTGTCCAGTGAAGGGCCGGGCTTCAGCTGGAGAGTCGAGTTCAAGAAACTGTACGTCCACTATGAGTACCAGTGCTCTCCCTCCTACAGAGACGCCGCTAAATACGTCCCCGGGGAATTCCCCTCTCTCGACGGAAGTGGTTCCCCGCTACCCAACGAAGACATGGAGGACGGAGAGCGCGGAAAGAAAGGGAAGCGGTGTGGTAGCGGGAAAAAGGAGGCGGCGGAGAAACAGCGTAAACAGTCCCAGCAACAGAAGCAGCGCAAACAGTCCAGTGTCCAGACGCCGCAGGACAAGGGGAAGCAATCCAGTACGTCACTGGACGGGTCACTGGGGTCAAGCAGTGAGTCCATCGGAAGTAGTGGCGTTTCGTCCAAAAAGCAACAAGCTGCTTCCGGTGATACACAAACGACAAAACCGACGAAGTCCACAACGGAAAGTCACGGACGTATTAGTAGGACAATGCATTATGGGAAGACCGTGCCCCACGTATCGGTCCATGATGACGAAGGGATTTCCGGAGACGGTAGATCACCAAAAACGCCACCTATTGACCAAAACAAATTAAAGCCATAA